From Astyanax mexicanus isolate ESR-SI-001 chromosome 11, AstMex3_surface, whole genome shotgun sequence, the proteins below share one genomic window:
- the LOC125805065 gene encoding uncharacterized protein LOC125805065: MALFGKVLEPVGFMQSMRVLVEGICTYLNGNATSDDMDLVKKNLDHIDHEFSSFGPGLLTDQEVHCLENDLAVVYSQLGASVRAQPEFTKREKEVFLRFVQEYRLERQLTALYSRMMGISVLTDQPTLLEELVQKRKPRRWQIKEFCVKVNFVLGTGLLCLFIEASLTGRDQALLMKSWSDRMAALYRKLKSTGGLCSGYFREQAQEDVKKQILELKWNTHTPEEQAAEILKSLERNYDWLRWAVMVHPPVGSWQEVAAEDKDGAEEQSSQPSLSSEHFISVCSEVPNSNIVACFRDTPSSLDKSRIHQLIVDLEWKIPNPPPEIYAAIEEDPGKARLYLANRMLKKLQEGLGTGVAIHVVPGKMEMKCNFPQASYYQYEYKHRLASGTVCVFG, translated from the exons ATGGCACTTTTTGGGAAAGTTTTGGAACCAGTTGGCTTCATGCAGTCCATGCGTGTGCTAGTAGAAGGAATCTGCACTTACTTGAATGGCAATGCCACATCTGATGACATGGACCTGGTGAAGAAGAACTTGGACCACATTGATCATGAATTTAGCTCCTTTGGCCCAGGTCTGTTGACTGATCAGGAGGTCCACTGTCTCGAAAATGACTTAGCTGTGGTATACAGTCAGCTAGGAGCATCGGTGAGAGCCCAGCCAGAGTTTACAAAGCGAGAAAAGGAAGTGTTTCTTCGTTTTGTCCAAGAGTATCGTCTGGAGAGGCAACTGACAGCACTGTACAGTCGGATGATGGGCATCTCTGTCCTGACTGATCAGCCTACACTGCTAGAGGAGCTGGTTCAAAAACGCAAGCCAAGACGCTGGCAAATTAAGGAGTTTTGTGTGAAG GTGAATTTTGTCCTTGGGACAGGCCTGTTATGTCTTTTTATTGAAGCCTCTTTGACAGGCCGAGATCAGGCCCTCCTTATGAAGAGCTGGTCCGACAGGATGGCTGCCTTGTACAGGAAGCTAAAATCCACTGGAGGGCTCTGCTCTGGATACTTCAGGGAACAGGCTCAAGAGGATGTCAAGAAGCAGATCTTAGAGCTTAAGTGGAACACGCACACCCCGGAGGAGCAAGCGGCAGAGATTCTAAAATCCTTAGAGCGAAATTACGACTGGCTGCGCTGGGCTGTGATGGTACACCCCCCTGTTGGATCCTGGCAGGAGGTAGCGGCTGAAGACAAGGATGGAGCTGAAGAGCAGAGCAGTCAGCCAAGCCTGAGCTCTGAGCACTTCATCTCTGTTTGCTCAGAGGTTCCTAATTCCAATATAGTCGCCTGCTTCAGGGACACCCCTTCCTCTCTGGATAAAAGTCGCATCCATCAGCTGATAGTGGACCTGGAATGGAAGATCCCAAACCCGCCTCCTGAGATATATGCAGCTATTGAAGAAGATCCCGGCAAAGCCAGGCTCTATCTGGCTAATCGGATGTTGAAAAAGCTGCAAGAGGGGCTTGGCACTGGTGTGGCTATCCATGTTGTACCAGGAAAAATGGAGATGAAGTGCAACTTTCCTCAGGCCTCATACTATCAGTATGAATACAAGCACAGGCTGGCTTCTGGAACAGTGTGTGTATTTGGATAG
- the hcn5 gene encoding potassium/sodium hyperpolarization-activated cyclic nucleotide-gated channel 1, translated as MERPAPGGGRGRFSWDCWRNLLLPQLNRQSLYVYGSEVAVEKECIRQRERGVFVIHPFSPLRSYYIMCMVAITFLNLIGIPIEIAFLDGQSGVGWEGFNVFSDTLFLIDVGLNFRMGIIPEDGEAAILDLKCIRQNYLKSWFVPDMIAAFPVGYIILIADLQYHSDSPSSKASKMVRILMFVRIISLVRLLRVSRLVRFFNEVEKVSNANLEVVRVFFRILSLFMMIFLLCHWNGCVQYFVPMLEEFPTDCWVRRENLMNATVGEKYSFGVFRALSHMTAISYGSSETPTNDVELWIVMTSIVSGALMYTVLVANTVALMSDADIPARIYKSKMNDLEDYMIFLKLPKALRIRISNYYQTRHQGKWYDEKDVLNWVSSSLKEEILMIMCSRLVRKVPMFHKCESSIINAIASELQYEVFQEGDVIIRQNTAADRMFFIERGQVVVETDCFHQELSDGDYFGETCLLTRGRRLATVRAQTICQLFFLSVESFHRVLEDYPEAMKELKRTSHLGMSFV; from the exons ATGGAGAGGCCAGCACCTGGAGGAGGCAGGGGACGCTTCAGCTGGGACTGCTGGAGAAATCTGCTGCTGCCCCAGTTAAACAGGCAGTCTCTGTATGTGTATGGAAGTGAAGTGGCTGTGGAGAAGGAGTgcatcagacagagagagagaggagtgtttGTCATCCATCCCTTCAGTCCATTAAG GAGTTACTACATAATGTGCATGGTGGCCATCACTTTTCTCAACCTGATTGGGATCCCAATAGAGATTGCCTTTTTAGACGGTCAGTCCGGCGTCGGCTGGGAGGGTTTCAACGTGTTCTCAGACACTCTGTTCCTGATTGATGTAGGGCTCAACTTTCGCATGGGCATAATTCCAGAGGACGGTGAG GCAGCCATTCTTGACCTGAAATGCATTCGACAAAATTATTTAAAGAGTTGGTTTGTGCCAGATATGATCGCAGCATTTCCAGTGGGTTACATAATACTAATTGCG GATCTACAGTACCACAGTGACTCTCCCTCCTCCAAAGCCAGTAAAATGGTACGAATTCTTATGTTTGTGAGGATCATCAGTCTTGTCCGGTTGCTGCGGGTCTCCCGGCTGGTCAGGTTTTTTAATGAAGTTGAGAAA GTCTCAAACGCAAACCTGGAGGTGGTTAGAGTCTTCTTCAGAATCTTGTCTTTGTTTATGATGATTTTTCTTCTGTGTCACTGGAACGGCTGTGTGCAGTATTTCGTTCCGATGCTGGAAGAGTTCCCCACAGACTGCTGGGTCCGCCGTGAGAATCTGATG AATGCTACAGTGGGGGAGAAGTACTCGTTTGGTGTCTTCCGTGCACTCTCACACATGACAGCAATATCTTATGGTTCCAGCGAGACACCAACAA ATGATGTGGAGCTGTGGATTGTCATGACCAGCATTGTGTCTGGAGCTCTGATGTATACAGTCCTGGTTGCCAACACGGTTGCACTGATGTCAGATGCAGATATCCCAGCAAGAATTTATAAGAGCAAG ATGAATGATTTGGAAGACTATATGATCTTCTTGAAGCTTCCCAAAGCCCTGCGTATTCGCATCAGCAATTACTATCAGACTCGTCACCAGGGAAAGTGGTATGACGAGAAGGATGTTCTAAACTGGGTGTCTTCATCCCTTAAAGAG gaaATTTTGATGATCATGTGTTCGAGGCTGGTGAGAAAAGTACCCATGTTTCATAAGTGTGAATCAAGCATCATCAATGCCATCGCCTCAGAACTCCAGTATGAGGTTTTCCAGGAGGGGGATGTCATCATTCGTCAGAATACTGCAGCTGACCGCATGTTCTTTATCGAGCGTGGACAGGTAGTCGTGGAGACTGACTGCTTTCACCAGGAGCTGTCTGATGGAGACTATTTTGGAG AGACATGTCTCCTGACCAGAGGAAGACGTCTGGCTACAGTCCGAGCTCAGACTATTTGCCAGCTCTTCTTTCTGTCTGTGGAAAGTTTTCACCGTGTCCTTGAAGACTACCCAGAGGCCATGAAGGAACTCAAGAGAACAAGTCATCTGGGCATGAGCTTTGTTTGA